One window from the genome of SAR202 cluster bacterium encodes:
- a CDS encoding alpha/beta fold hydrolase: MPYMNLKDADIYYDLQGQGMTMVFIHGAGGNHGVWWQQMPYFSKWFQVVTMDMRGFGLSREKEGSPGAASFTSDLEALLDHLKAKEAILVGQSLGGWPVTALTAKSPQRIKALILSGSTGGIDEPALRKRMVEAVAGVEGLPMKIRALSETFRQSNPVRADLYRQFNTYNSPDAPIKRGRTLGPTPEQLKGLKVPVIFIGGEEDKGLPPDALRLAHKCVPGAELHILPGVGHSGYFEQPAIFNHLVHAFLKKALGAKAP; encoded by the coding sequence ATGCCTTACATGAACCTGAAAGACGCCGATATTTATTACGACCTCCAGGGCCAGGGAATGACCATGGTATTTATCCACGGCGCGGGAGGCAATCATGGTGTCTGGTGGCAGCAAATGCCCTACTTTTCTAAATGGTTCCAGGTCGTGACCATGGACATGCGAGGCTTTGGGCTGTCGAGAGAAAAAGAAGGCAGTCCGGGGGCTGCTTCTTTCACCAGCGACCTGGAGGCGCTCCTCGACCACCTGAAGGCGAAGGAAGCCATCCTGGTGGGCCAGTCCCTGGGCGGGTGGCCGGTGACAGCCCTCACCGCCAAGTCGCCGCAGAGGATTAAGGCGCTGATTCTGTCGGGCAGTACCGGCGGCATCGATGAGCCGGCCCTTCGCAAGCGAATGGTGGAGGCGGTGGCCGGCGTGGAGGGCTTGCCGATGAAGATCCGGGCGCTATCCGAGACCTTTCGCCAGAGCAACCCTGTGCGAGCTGACCTCTACCGGCAGTTCAACACCTATAACTCGCCCGATGCGCCCATCAAGCGAGGCCGCACCCTGGGGCCGACGCCGGAGCAGCTAAAGGGCCTCAAAGTCCCGGTCATATTCATCGGCGGCGAGGAAGACAAGGGCCTGCCGCCGGACGCCCTGCGGCTGGCGCATAAATGCGTGCCCGGCGCGGAGCTTCACATCCTGCCCGGCGTAGGCCACTCCGGCTATTTTGAACAGCCCGCGATATTCAACCACTTGGTGCACGCCTTCTTGAAGAAGGCTCTGGGGGCCAAGGCGCCGTT
- a CDS encoding amidase, giving the protein MQGLQAYPIRRRLLKTNDFIYLSATEISRLIASRRLSPVELTDAYLRRIEELEPRLNAFITVLGDQALGAAKKAESQLARGRYLGTMHGIPVAIKDQLWTKGVLTTSGSKFLKDFVPREDATVVSRLKKAGAIIIGKTNLNEFALSGGYNFPWGIPRNPWELTRLAGGSSYGSASATVTYMCATSIGEDTLGSIRSPSSMCSLVGLRPTWGLVSRHGLIGSSWSQDVAGPMSRTVEDCAMTLQSIAGYDPKDPYTWDASVPDYSASLKDGVKGLRVGLVTEQVYNDRLNKDTQKGVLDAAAVFRSLGASVGEVSIPFIKHTGAIATAITEADGAAVHYQRLRQQPRVFDPKMRLYLLAASLVPAKTYYKAVRLREMWRREFLEVMKRFDVLIGPTTATPAPLVASSLSLGSKAANRAEMAYGRILRSPVNLAGAAAVSVPCGFTSNGLPFGLQIIGKPFDEAMILRIAYAYEQATDWHRRRPPIA; this is encoded by the coding sequence ATTCAGGGTTTACAAGCGTACCCCATAAGGCGACGCCTCTTGAAGACTAACGATTTCATTTACCTCTCCGCAACGGAGATCTCCCGGCTTATAGCCTCGCGGCGGCTGTCGCCGGTGGAACTGACCGACGCCTACCTGCGGCGCATCGAAGAGCTGGAGCCGAGGCTGAACGCCTTCATAACCGTCCTCGGCGACCAGGCCCTGGGCGCCGCCAAGAAGGCCGAATCGCAGTTAGCCAGAGGCAGGTATCTGGGGACGATGCACGGCATTCCCGTGGCGATAAAAGACCAGTTATGGACAAAGGGTGTCCTGACCACCTCCGGCTCCAAGTTCCTAAAGGACTTCGTTCCACGGGAAGACGCTACGGTGGTGTCGCGGCTCAAGAAGGCCGGGGCGATTATTATTGGAAAGACCAACCTGAACGAGTTCGCTTTGTCCGGCGGATACAACTTCCCCTGGGGCATACCCCGAAACCCCTGGGAACTGACCCGGCTGGCAGGCGGGTCCAGCTACGGTTCCGCCTCTGCCACCGTGACCTACATGTGCGCCACGTCCATCGGCGAGGATACCCTGGGCTCCATTCGCAGCCCGTCGTCAATGTGCAGCCTCGTCGGCTTGAGGCCGACGTGGGGACTGGTGAGCCGCCACGGCCTCATCGGCTCCAGCTGGTCGCAGGACGTGGCGGGGCCGATGTCGAGGACCGTGGAGGACTGCGCGATGACCCTCCAGTCCATAGCTGGCTACGATCCTAAGGACCCGTACACCTGGGACGCGTCCGTGCCGGACTACTCTGCGTCGCTAAAAGATGGGGTAAAGGGGCTTCGAGTCGGTCTGGTGACTGAGCAAGTCTACAACGACCGGCTAAACAAAGACACCCAGAAGGGCGTGCTGGACGCTGCCGCTGTTTTCAGAAGCCTGGGCGCATCGGTCGGTGAGGTTTCCATACCCTTCATCAAGCACACCGGCGCCATCGCCACCGCCATCACCGAGGCCGACGGCGCGGCGGTCCACTACCAGCGCTTGCGGCAGCAGCCCCGAGTTTTCGACCCAAAGATGCGCCTTTATCTGCTGGCGGCTAGCCTGGTGCCTGCGAAGACCTACTATAAAGCCGTACGTTTGCGCGAGATGTGGCGCCGCGAATTCCTAGAGGTCATGAAGCGGTTTGACGTGCTTATCGGCCCCACCACGGCCACGCCCGCGCCCCTCGTCGCCAGCAGCCTCAGCCTTGGCAGCAAGGCCGCCAATAGGGCTGAGATGGCCTATGGGCGGATACTGCGCAGCCCGGTCAACCTGGCCGGCGCTGCGGCGGTGTCCGTGCCCTGCGGCTTTACGTCCAACGGACTGCCTTTTGGCCTGCAAATCATCGGCAAGCCTTTTGACGAGGCCATGATCCTGCGCATCGCCTACGCCTATGAGCAGGCCACGGACTGGCATCGACGCCGTCCCCCGATCGCGTAA